Within the Ranitomeya imitator isolate aRanImi1 chromosome 8, aRanImi1.pri, whole genome shotgun sequence genome, the region AACAAGTTcatattaagaatattaaaatccaTTTTGCCTTCCCAAATGTTTAACGAAAACTCCAGTAAATGTTCAGCGGCCTGTCCGTTCATGCGAAGACTTTCCGAATGGGTTGTTACAATTTTAGTATTTCTTACTTGAACCATGATAACGTTCTACAAAcggctttaaaggggttttctgtggCATTAATATATTAGCGAGGGTCACCATGCCGATCAGCTGATTGAAGGCGCTGCAGGACACCAGATGCGATACAGCGCCATCCGAACTGTGAATAGTTCTCCAAGGTTGCTCCCATAACCGTGAATTAAAGAGAATTTCTCGAGCCATAGACTGCAGGGGAAGCTGGTAACTTAGGGCACTGAGCAGTaagcaaaaaaagttttaaaaaatcccTGCGTTCTTGATGTATTTTTAGTAATGAGTAAATCGTAATGTTCCTTAATTTTACAAGCATTTTGGAAAATCATCCATCAAAAATTGTGAAAATCCTTTTTTGAAGCAGATTCCTTCTACAATGTGCAGATCGCTGAAGTCCTGGCTCACCGTCTTAGTTTTGTTAAAACAGATTTGTATGTCCAATATAGGATAGTAGCGAGAAGTCCCAATATTGCGGTGTCATAACATGTCCTACAATACAAATTTCTGCATGACGCGAAATATTTTGGCATCTACATTATGGTCACACAAGTTCACATGGGTGCAAAAGGACAAGAACATTAGAAGTAAGAAAATTTCAGCGGGACTTTTTTTTGCCATTAATTTGCACATATATACCCTGACAAGTGAGGTAGACGTAACATTTATGGCATCTTATTGAACCCAACTAGGTATGTATGTGATACATATTATAATTGACACAATGTATCACCGATGACGTCTTCGGGGTCAGCTTTCTCTGGGGCAGATATCGGAGTTGTACAGTTGATAAGGAGTATGTATGTTTACTTTGTTTCCCCCACCAGGAACCAGATGAAGAAGGATTGCCACTTAGCAAACCCACCTCTCAAGAGTCTCTTACCCCAGGCAAACTGGAAATCAATTTTGAAGAACTTCTCAAACAGAAAATGGAGGAAGAAAAGAGAtcaaaagaagaagaaaagaaacaaaagcTGGAACTGGAGAAACAAGAATTTGCACAGTTACGACAGGAAATGGGAGAGGTGGGGAACATGAGAATGGAAGACTTTTTAGAATTGCAACAAGGCATAGGTCATCAACATGAAATCGGTGGGGGTCCGATACCTGGGACCCTCCTCGATCCGCAGCTCCTGCATGTGCAGGGACGGCACAGCTCCATACACTAATTAGTGGCGGATAtcagtactgcagctcagatcacattcacCTCAATGGAAACTGAACTGCAGTACCAATGGCCAGTACTCGGTGTAAGGAGTGGCACTGTATAAGCTGGGTACACCGTGTCCTTTCAGTAGACAATGGACATGGTACGAGATGGGAATCCGCCATCCCTAGTCAGATATCATCAATGACAGCCCTCTCATATGATGCATGCACTTAACACTGCTATTCCCCATCATGTACGGTCAAATTTCATGTGGCTGTGGTTTCTAGAAAATTCATTGTTAACCTTGCTTTACCAAAATTTTATCCTCCGCATAACCGGTAAATTATTATATGCCCATGCAAACGTGCCTCCACGTCTGCGGAAAACCAGATTCATTGTGCAAAGCCATAGAAATAAATCAGAGCTGAAAATTACGTGAAGGGAGGACGGTTGTAAACTTTTCCAAAACAATTCAACCTTTTATTTTTTCTACTATAGTTTAGTAATATTTTGGCAACTTTTTCTCCAATAGGCAACGATCAGTTTCACtcataactttttcttttttttttggagaaGGAAGAAATAAATGAAAGTTATGAGGTTTTAAGCCGAGAATATGAAGAACTCATCAAGCTGAAAAGGACTGGATCCATCCAAGCCAAAAACTTGAAAAGTAAATTTGAGAAAATTGGAAAACTGTCAGAAGAGGAAATTCAGAGAAAAATCGAAGAGGAGAGGTTAAGGAGAAAAGCCGAGGATGAAGAGCTGAAGGAAAGGGAAGCAGAACATTTCCATGAGGTCAGATGTTCCTCGTTGTGAGTTGTACGAAGGATGCTTGTCTCGTATGATGGGATATGTAGGATGATTCACGGTTAGTGgatccgcggtttttctgcactttACTAACCCTCGCTATGTTCAGCTTTGCTTTTAGTAGTCCCACTAATCCTATTAATGCCCAATGTCAACTTTTCACTTTCTTTGCCAGCAGGTCCAGTTGAAAACCTGCCCAGAGATCCCATCTTCTCTAGTCCAATATACCAAAAGAAACTAGCAAATTTTAGTGCATGGGTATTTAAAAAAAACCTTTGCGATGGTCTCagcgcattttaaccccttcctgacaccgGACATACCTGTATGTCCAACATTGGACACAAGTGTACGGAGCCGGCTCAAAAACCGGGGCTGATCATGCAGAAACTGCGTCAACTGTTACACAGCCAGCACCTGCAAAATAACAGCAGAGACTGGAGCTAGCACCCATCACCGCCATTTATGGGTCCCAGTCACCATGGTGCCAAATTTTTAATTCCACTATATATTACTGCATCTCAGTAAATAGGACAAGTGATGTAATAATTGCAGGTTCAAAACCCCTAGGGGGACTTTTGTCAAAAGTGGTACGGCCAGTCACACCCGACTAATTTATTTTAGTTTATGGCACAAGAGGCAAAAATTCAAAAAGAAACATTAATGTACATTTCTGGCGAAGGCGAGGTTGAACGATGCACCAAatttataatgacacacacatctcTTACGTACTACAGTGCAGTTTATCAAGACTGCCCCAATTCATCAAGAATAGCGTTTTCACACCAGATATCTTTCTCCGTAATTGTACTCACCCGGCAGATCATGTTCCCAGGTCATTTTTGACTTGACAATGAATGCCACAAAAATGAAACCTAAACTAAATGGTagaattattttttatctttttttaatcCAATTAGTACGATCTTTCAAAATTACATGTCTTCGAATGGCAATATTgtcttaaatatatataaaaaaagcctTAGCAATTGGAACAAGGATAGAAAAACACATGAAAGCAAAAAAATTAGCTTGTCAAGAAGGGGTTTTAAGAGTGCGTGTGGCTTAGGAAAAGAGGCTGCtgcgtgacatacagtacagaccaaaagtttggacacacctcatttaaagatttttctgtattttcctatgaaaattgtagattcacactgaaggcatcaaaactatgaattaacacatgtggaattatatacttaacaaaaaagtgtgaaacaactgaaattgtgtcttatattctaggttcttcaaagtagccaccttttgctttgatgactgctttgcacactcttggcattctcttgatgagcttcaagaggtagtcaccgggaatggttttccaacaatcttgaaggagttcccagagatgcttaacacttgttggcccttttgccttcactctgcggtccagctcaccccaaaccatctcgattgggttcaggtctggtgactgtggaggccaggtcatctggtgtagcaccccatcactcttcttcctggtcaaatagcccttacacagcctggaggtgtgtttggggtcattgtcatgttgaaaaataaatggtccaactaaaagcaaaccagATGAAATAgcacatgccgctgcaagatgctgtggtagccatgctggttcagtatgccttcaatttttaataaatccccaacagtgtcaccagcaaagcccccccacaccatcacaactcctcctccatgcttcacggtgggaaccaggcatgtacagtccatccgttcaccgtttctgcatcgcacaaagactcggtggttggaaccaaagatctcaaatttggactcatcagaccaaagcacaaatttccactggactaatgtccattccttgtgttctttaggccaaacaagtctcttctgcttgttgcctgtccctagcaatggtttcctagcagctattttaccatgaaggcctgctgcacaaagtctcctcttaacagttgttgtagagatgtgtctgctgctagaactctgtgtggcattgacctgatctctaatctgagctgctggtaacctgcgatttctgaggctggtgactcagataaacttatcctcagaagcagaggtgactcttggtcttcctttcctggggcggtcctcatgtgagccagtttctttgtggcgctcgatgctttttgtcactgcacttggggacactttcaaagttttcccaatttttcggactgaccgaccttaatttcttaaagtaatgatggccactcgtttttctttacttagaatttgtattttggcaagaaaaagcagctaacagtctattcagtaggactatcagctgtgtattcaccagacttcggcacaacacaactgatggtcccaaccccatttataaggcaagaaatcccacttattaaacctgacagggcgcacctgtaaagtgaaaaccattcctggtgactacctcttaaagcccatcaagagaatgccaagagtgtgcaaagcagtcatcacagcaaaggtggctactttgaagaacctagaatataagacataacttcagttgtttcacacttttttgttaagtatataattccacatgttaattcagttttgatgccttcagtgtgaatgtacaatgttcatagtcatgaaaatacagacaaatgtgtgtccaaacttttggtctgtactgtgtgtactaTAATGTACGCCAGAAAACTTGCATAAAAAGTATCTGACGACCATTAGTAAAAACATCCAATACAGGTGTCTAGAGTCATGAAATCCAGGTTGGTATTATTGAATAGCGAGGAATCGCCGCTCCTTTAACTGTTTTATATGAAGGGCGTAGGTCTGTTACTCACATTATCGTTACCATGTGGTGCTGAAGGTCTGTTACTCACATTATCGTTACCACGTGGTGCAGCAGGTCTGTTACTCACATTATTGTTACCACGTGGTGCAGTAGGTCTGTTACATTATCGTTACCACGTGGTGCAGTAGGTGTTACTCACATTATCGTTACCACGTGGTACAGTACGTCTGTTACTCACATTATCGTTACCACGTGGTGCAGTAGGTCCGTTACTCACATTATCGTTACCACATGGTGCAGTAAGTGTTACTCACATTATCGTTACCACGTGGTGCAGTAGGTCTGTTAATCACATTATCGTTACCACGTGGTGCAGTAGGTCTGTTAATCACATTATAGTTACTACGTGGTGCAGTAGGTCTGTTACTCACATTATCGTTAGTGTGGTGCAGCAGGTCCGTTACTCACATTATCGTTACCACGTGGTGCAGTAGGTCTGTTAATCACATTATCGTTACCACGTGGTGCAGTAGGTCTGTTAATCACATTATAGTTACTACGTGGTGCAGTAGGTCTGTTACTCACATTATCGTTAGTGTGGTGCAGCAGGTCCGTTACTCACATTATCGTTAGTGTGGTGCAGCAGGTCCGTTACTCACATTATCGTTACCACGTGGTGCAGTAGGTCTGTTAATCACATTATAGTTACTACGTGGTGCAGTAGGTCTGTTACTCACATTATCGTTACCACGTGGTGCAGCAGGTTTGTTACTCACATTATCGTTACCACGTGGTGCAGCAGGTTTGTTACTCACATTATCGTTACCACGTGGTGCAGCAGGTGTGTTACTCACATTATCGTTAGTGTGGTGCAGCAGGTCCGTTACTCACATTATCGTTACCACGTGGTGCAGCAGGTCTGTTACTCACATTATCGTTACCACGTGGTGCAGCAGGTCTGTTACTCATACTCACATTATCGTTACcatgtggtgaagtaggtctgttactCATACTCACATTATAGTTACAGTGTGGTGCAGTAGGTCTGTTACTTACATGATTGTTACCATCTGCTGCAGGAAGAGGAGGTCGATATAAGACCAGCAGTGAGGAGACACGCTCCATTCTCACACAAAGTCAATATGAAGGCTCGATTCGAGCAGATGGCAAAAGCCCGGGAagaggaagaacagagaaggatcgAGGAACAGAAACTTCTAAGAATGCAATTTGAACAGAAGGAAATAGATGCTGCTTTACAGAAGGTACAGACACCTCGACAGGTGGATTTAGATTACAAACCTCTTGGTGAATCTCTGTGAAATAACATTACAGACTCTAATCACTCACATGAAAAGGTCACGAAGGATAGCAGTCATGTTCCACATTTACACCCTGGATTTCAATGCAAGAAAATCGTCACATGCCaattaaggctttgtgcacacgatgcagattttgccgcggatccacagcggatttgaccgctgcggagccgcagttttccatgcggtgtacagtacaatgtaaccctatggaaaacaaaatccgcagtgcacacgatgcagaaaaatccacgcggattctctgcggaaaaaaaggagcatgtcacttctttctgcagagtccgcagcggatttcaacttgcaccaataggaaagtgcagttgaaaactgCACACAAATCCAGTgaaaaccacagcggttttgcactgcggattttccaaatccgcggcggaaaaatctgcatcgtgtgcacataccctaacatttCATGGTTGGCTAACTTTAGGCAAATTTCCACATAATTTTTGagatgtgattcctataagtgtgtcctagaactgtgaagattaatttagaattaaaaccagaagggaactgaaggtaactggccagtcactgtaaacaatgtttctgtttgttttcactttcacccctataattcttcactttctacaAACTCCTCTaacccctactcctagtaaagaactgttcatctcctcttcaatcctccccatccatctcacctcctcctcagaactgttccttaacatacaatcctctgtctccaagctcaGACAGCCACCtcctgccctctcctgctcccacctgctaacactttctctgctccttctcactgctggtgatatctctccaaatcctggtcctcctcaccacatccccacagtcagttctacctcccatccatgctccatcacaaatttccgtaacctctctataaccttatacccattcgcccagcctccacttccccagtcccactaacaggagctctgtggcacgctcgctgtctgcaacaagctttcctacatccacaatctttttgttactaccaaactttccttcctcgccatcactgaaacctggctcaccccttctgacacagcctctcctgctgcactttcctatggtggcttccacctttctcacaccccccgccccagcaagcatggcggagtagATGGTTTTCTCCtgacagataactgctccttcaccccaatccctctgccaccctcccttcctttgaggtgcactctgtgcacatctatgcccccaccaacctctaaCTGGCAagtcatttactgccccccagggccagccaccaccttctttgaccacttcaccacctggctacttcatttcctttctgtggaCATCCACACTCTCATCATGGGCGACTTgatcatacccattgacacttccctctcagctaccactaaacttctatctctcacttcctccttcggccttactcaatggtcttctgcagccactcacaaagatggtcacacattggacctcatcttcacccacttctgctctctatctaacctctctaactcacctcttcctgaccacaatctactcacattctcttccctctccactccttgtctacaatctccaccccacaaacttgcacacccttgcagaaatcttaaacaccttgatctacattcactctctgaatccctcctccctctcacagacataagttccctacacaatgcagatgacgctgccgctctatataacagcacaatagctgcagctttggagtctcttgcccctctcacacataccaaagctcgcaaaatcaacagacagccctggcacaccagcatgaccaaagaactgaggcgagcttccagggctgcagagcagtgatggaaaagatcccactccaacgagcactttatcgaatttaaacagtccctcactactttcaagaccacactcgccacagctaaacaaacctacttctcatctctcatatcctccctgtctcacaaccctaaacagttatcaacaccttcaactctctcctccctccccactcatctcagctgaagactttgcctcatttttcatgcagattgagaacatcagacagttttagtcgacaacccccagagcccttcctcccaactactcaGCCCTCAACCTCGAAAACCAACTCTCCACtccactctcaagatcgcatctcaccacctgtgcacttgacccgatcccttcccacttcatcccaaacctcgccaatcttcatcccaacactaacccatctcttcaacctagcactaactggtattttcccctcaagctttaaacatgcctcaatcacacccatccttaaaaagccctctctgtatctagctattgccctagatcacttctcccctatgcctcaaaactactggaacaacacgtccatcttgaactgtcctcccatctatcttctccctttttgaccgcttacaatcatgcttccggtcacaccactccactgaaactgccctaaggtcaccaatgacctattaaccgccaagagcgacactatcctcctcctcctgtcctctgcctttgacagtgGCCAATtttctattactacagaccctctcatcccttggcatcagacttggccctatcctggatctcgtcatacctaacagaccgaacattcagcgtctcccactcacacaccacctcctcacctcgccccctatctgtcagagtcccacaaggttcagttctagggcccctgctcttctccatttacacttttggtctgggacagctcatagaatctcagttttcagtatcatctctatgttgatgacacacagatctacatctctggaccagatatcaccaccctactaaccagaatccctcaatgtctatccgataTTTCATCCTtccccgctagatttctaaaacttaacatggacaaaacagaattcattgtctttcccccctcTCACGTgagcccccccaacgaacctatctgaGGAGGGGGGATGAATGGAGTTGATGGAACACAGctcctcaggctgcccccatcatgtgaacacatttctctgtctgcagcctaaatttataactttggtctgaggtgaggtttctagaccggcccctcaggttattatcataattgctggcttgttaattggccacggccgctctactaatgaatatatattattttcctcttgagacacttgtgaccagGTTCCCAGGAATACCTCAAGCTGCAACtttgcatctcccctccaagacctcacaggtgccaaatgttaccttcttcttggctctagctagacctcctggtgtgatatggagacattttccactagtcccaaggaagtacctattaacacctaggtgcgatttgccttcaggacaggtgttacattatcactagtcacacatataaccctagacatgtccctacacacatttcaccacactatccattacagtaaacggctgcccattctccccagtcccacaaggtcgctgtctcggggtaatccttgacgctgatctctccttcaaaccacatatccaagccctttccacttcctgccgcctttaactcaaaaatatttcacggatccgtacattcttaaaccaagaatctgcaaaaaccctagtccatgccctcatcatctcccgcctcgactactgtaacctcctgctctgtggcctcccctgttacactcttgcacccctccaatctattctaaactctgctgcccgactaatccacctgtccccctgctattcccggcctctcccttcactggctccccattacccagactccagtacaaaagccgaaCCATGACATGcaatgccatccacaacctgtctcctccatacttctgtgacctcgtctcccggtacttacctacccgcaacctccgatcctcacaagatctccttctctactcccctcttcccacaatcgcatacaagatttctctcgcgcatcacccctactctggaaccctctaccccaacatatcagactctcacctaccatagaaaccttcaaaaagaacctgaagacctacctcttccggcaagcctagaacctgcagtaaccaccgatcgaccaaaccgctgcatgaccagctctaccctcacacatctcttgtagactgtgagccctcgcgggcagggtcctttctcctcttgtaccagttatgacttgtattgttcaagattattgtacctgtttttattatgtatacccctcctcacatgtaaagcgccatggaatggcgctataataataatgtgTTAGTCCAACATGTCTGACTAAAGATGGAATTACAGATCCATTATCATTCATAACCATTGCTCCATAAGGCTAAGTGCCCAGGATCCAAAAGTAGCAGGGCTTTGGATGTAGCGTATGttcactgcgtccaaagcactgccttctatggaacgcaggtaaatccgcatgtgtgcaCTAAACCGTGCAGATTCATGGCAGCCAATGGATTAGAGCCGTTGCAGAGTCTAGGGTCtcaacaagagaaattgacatgtgcgGTCTTGAATGAcgagccgcatgtccgtctccgcgggtgatGCACAGATGCAtggatagtggacatgggatttataGACATCcaatccattatgctgtaacagccGGATACTGGTTAATACGCAGTGTCAAACCCACAACTTTGGatagtgggcacatacccttaatgcaTCTTCCTTCATAAGGGGATTGTGCATCTCATCCTGGGaagcagaacactttccttagagcaGATGGAGGATAACTACAGCACTACCTTACAGTGTGCAAGGAGGCAGTTTcatataaggcctcattcacacatctgggAGAAAAGGATACAGGTGCTCAGAATTTCTCTATAAACTCATTCTATAGCCAGCAACAGACCGTGAACCATAGAGGCTATAGCAGCCAACAGTGCAATAATTTTAATGAAATCAATTACATTAAAAAGTTTTTCCCTCAAATAATGTCCGTTTTTAATAAATTTTCTCCAATCATGTGATTTACTTAGTGTGAGGACACTTTCTGCTGTAATGTATAAAAATTAACTCAAGTTATACAAGGATAAAAACAAGCAATtatttgatatactgtaagtgaatGGCCTAATCTTTCCACATGTCTTACAGAAAAGGGAcgatgatgaagaggaggaagcGGCAAGTGTCAACGGTTCACAATATGAAGATGAAGAACTTGCTCGCTCTGGGGCCCCTTGGTTTAAGAAACCCCTAAAGAACATGTCAGTGGTGGACGGCGAACCCGTAAGGTTTACAGTAAAAATTACAGGAGAGCCAAAGCCTGAAATAACATGGTGGTTCGAAGGGGAGATGCTGCAAGACTCCGAAGACTATCAGTATATCGAGAGGGGAGAAACGTATTGTCTTTACCTACCTGAAACCTTCCCGGAAGACGAAGGGGAGTATATGTGTAAAGTAGTGAACAGCAGGGGCACGGCTGCCAGCAGCTGCATCCTCAGCATTGAAAGTAAGAGCTAGTGCTTTAGTAATGGACTGCATGCTTCCTGACACGCTGGTTCTCTCTCTTACTCTGCTTTCTTTTCTTGCTCCAGCTGATGACTATTAACATCCTGCTTTCTCTGGAGCCTTCCTTCTGACCCTCACTGCAACCAGGTCTTTCTTCATGGGCCGACAAGAATTGCCTCTGCCTTAATCCAGCATTCCTGTAGTACTGGGGTTAGATCGCATGCATTGCTGCAGCTGAGGATGGATGCGGAGCGGTGACGCAGGGGCTGCACCGGGAACATAAAACCTGCAAATAGTTAAAGGACAGCAGAGTTTTACAGAACT harbors:
- the NEXN gene encoding nexilin isoform X8, with amino-acid sequence MNDVAQKTEILLSTSKPVQKTYVPKLGKGDVMNKFEAMQKAREERSQRRSTDEKQRRKEQYNRERIWNKRKQEIKELLESDEEEEDKSKQVEKGYVPKLTGTVKGKFAEMEKQRQDEERKRMEEERKRRNEQDLKEKRKIQRELAKKAEIIEDINCDGSDSEMEVSDNEDDTTNAHKEEIRPGKLKLSFEELEKQRKEEERMRAEEEARRRIEEEKRAFAEARKSMASNDEDVYELQKENVTPGKLKLSFEELEKQRRKVEHRRAEEEARRRLEEERKQFAEARKNMSPGQDYILQDMEYSHLDSCDACKEPDEEGLPLSKPTSQESLTPGKLEINFEELLKQKMEEEKRSKEEEKKQKLELEKQEFAQLRQEMGEKEEINESYEVLSREYEELIKLKRTGSIQAKNLKSKFEKIGKLSEEEIQRKIEEERLRRKAEDEELKEREAEHFHEEEEVDIRPAVRRHAPFSHKVNMKARFEQMAKAREEEEQRRIEEQKLLRMQFEQKEIDAALQKKRDDDEEEEAASVNGSQYEDEELARSGAPWFKKPLKNMSVVDGEPVRFTVKITGEPKPEITWWFEGEMLQDSEDYQYIERGETYCLYLPETFPEDEGEYMCKVVNSRGTAASSCILSIETDDY
- the NEXN gene encoding nexilin isoform X10, translating into MNDVAQKTEILLSTSKPVQKTYVPKLGKGDVMNKFEAMQKAREERSQRRSTDEKQRRKEQYNRERIWNKRKQEIKELLESDEEEEDKSKQVEKGYVPKLTGTVKGKFAEMEKQRQDEERKRMEEERKRRNEQDLKEKRKIQRELAKKAEIVSDNEDDTTNAHKEEIRPGKLKLSFEELEKQRKEEERMRAEEEARRRIEEEKRAFAEARKSMASNDEDVYELQKENVTPGKLKLSFEELEKQRRKVEHRRAEEEARRRLEEERKQFAEARKNMEPDEEGLPLSKPTSQESLTPGKLEINFEELLKQKMEEEKRSKEEEKKQKLELEKQEFAQLRQEMGEEEINESYEVLSREYEELIKLKRTGSIQAKNLKSKFEKIGKLSEEEIQRKIEEERLRRKAEDEELKEREAEHFHEEEEVDIRPAVRRHAPFSHKVNMKARFEQMAKAREEEEQRRIEEQKLLRMQFEQKEIDAALQKKRDDDEEEEAASVNGSQYEDEELARSGAPWFKKPLKNMSVVDGEPVRFTVKITGEPKPEITWWFEGEMLQDSEDYQYIERGETYCLYLPETFPEDEGEYMCKVVNSRGTAASSCILSIETDDY
- the NEXN gene encoding nexilin isoform X9, producing MNDVAQKTEILLSTSKPVQKTYVPKLGKGDVMNKFEAMQKAREERSQRRSTDEKQRRKEQYNRERIWNKRKQEIKELLESDEEEEDKSKQVEKGYVPKLTGTVKGKFAEMEKQRQDEERKRMEEERKRRNEQDLKEKRKIQRELAKKAEIVSDNEDDTTNAHKEEIRPGKLKLSFEELEKQRKEEERMRAEEEARRRIEEEKRAFAEARKSMASNDEDVYELQKENVTPGKLKLSFEELEKQRRKVEHRRAEEEARRRLEEERKQFAEARKNMSPGQDYILQDMEYSHLDSCDACKEPDEEGLPLSKPTSQESLTPGKLEINFEELLKQKMEEEKRSKEEEKKQKLELEKQEFAQLRQEMGEKEEINESYEVLSREYEELIKLKRTGSIQAKNLKSKFEKIGKLSEEEIQRKIEEERLRRKAEDEELKEREAEHFHEEEEVDIRPAVRRHAPFSHKVNMKARFEQMAKAREEEEQRRIEEQKLLRMQFEQKEIDAALQKKRDDDEEEEAASVNGSQYEDEELARSGAPWFKKPLKNMSVVDGEPVRFTVKITGEPKPEITWWFEGEMLQDSEDYQYIERGETYCLYLPETFPEDEGEYMCKVVNSRGTAASSCILSIETDDY